A window of Streptomyces sp. SAI-127 contains these coding sequences:
- a CDS encoding Rv3235 family protein: protein MNKVMTRAQYHPGTRPPARRDSRRPGGTPPRTPGGSAPRTAPGDGRPPGSPGSGPRTRTRPSDTRPQGTPGPNDTTTGAPRRGTTAGAGKVGTTSGSTPTTVVAAALADGRTAAPATVVPSRTPSRPLVPQPRPTDLFADLLVAVLSGQRPVHSMLRHTAGRAYDELAWLAERGPLRTRGTRPVVRDIGYYVPRPGAVEAFARIGAGDQLRAMAFRLEQGQDLRWRCTAVELGGSRAPRPDDD, encoded by the coding sequence ATGAACAAGGTCATGACCAGGGCTCAGTACCACCCCGGCACCCGCCCGCCGGCTCGCCGCGACTCCCGCCGCCCGGGCGGCACGCCACCCCGCACACCCGGCGGCAGCGCACCCCGCACGGCCCCGGGCGACGGCCGCCCACCCGGCTCCCCCGGCAGCGGCCCCCGCACCCGTACGCGCCCCTCGGACACTCGCCCGCAAGGCACCCCGGGTCCGAACGACACGACCACCGGAGCTCCGCGGCGCGGCACCACGGCAGGCGCCGGGAAAGTCGGCACCACGTCCGGCTCTACGCCCACCACCGTCGTCGCAGCAGCACTCGCCGACGGCCGCACCGCAGCCCCCGCCACAGTGGTCCCGTCCCGGACCCCGAGCCGCCCCCTGGTCCCCCAGCCCCGGCCCACCGACCTCTTCGCAGATCTCCTTGTCGCCGTGTTGAGCGGTCAGCGCCCCGTCCACTCGATGCTCCGGCACACCGCGGGCCGCGCCTACGACGAACTGGCCTGGCTCGCCGAACGCGGCCCCCTGCGCACCCGCGGAACCCGCCCCGTCGTCCGGGACATCGGCTACTACGTCCCGCGACCGGGTGCCGTGGAGGCCTTCGCCCGGATCGGTGCCGGCGACCAGCTGCGCGCCATGGCCTTCCGCCTGGAACAGGGCC